From a single Nitrogeniibacter mangrovi genomic region:
- a CDS encoding S8 family serine peptidase — protein MTARIVAQLMFCLLVAASVPVFAGDTDPAEMPKFETQEEYINWMYEHAPNVDSFTIKLKPGKEPRPRAGLSQKLLDELSVLTGVKLRFWVLGGADDWQRIRMDHYMTQKDAEAIAEKLATHPDIESAGVDGRLYPMSDARAAEQWSFQAGPGAANIAKAWNIATGSSDVVVAVIDTGIASHEDIDPSRVLPGYDMITRSEVAADGDGRDNDPSDQGDWVTVFESASAGVLFGCKVTNSSWHGTHVTGIIGATADNAIGIHGVDSAAKLMPMRALGECGGEVPDAADAITWPSGRDVFGAGKSSTKASVLNMSVSGRGACPPALKAAIQQAVLDGITVVAAAGNKSVNADFYPANCPGVITVVANDSLGKRATYSNFGGDVTVSSLLQKSDNPLIGESTLSHVRPAPVERTLLPNRWYGYGGAGQWSIPLPGPDNAGRGPRG, from the coding sequence GTGACCGCACGAATCGTCGCCCAGCTAATGTTTTGCCTGCTTGTCGCCGCTTCTGTACCGGTGTTCGCTGGGGATACTGATCCCGCCGAGATGCCCAAGTTCGAGACGCAAGAAGAGTACATCAACTGGATGTACGAGCACGCTCCGAACGTGGACTCTTTCACGATCAAGTTGAAGCCCGGCAAGGAACCGCGTCCGCGCGCAGGACTCTCTCAGAAGCTACTCGACGAGCTGAGCGTTCTGACCGGGGTGAAGCTGCGCTTTTGGGTCCTTGGAGGGGCGGACGACTGGCAGCGCATTCGAATGGACCACTACATGACGCAGAAGGATGCTGAGGCCATCGCTGAAAAGCTCGCGACGCACCCAGATATCGAGTCAGCTGGCGTGGATGGGCGGCTGTATCCCATGTCCGACGCGCGCGCGGCCGAACAGTGGAGCTTTCAGGCTGGGCCCGGCGCAGCAAACATCGCAAAGGCCTGGAACATTGCCACAGGCTCGTCCGATGTTGTCGTCGCTGTCATCGACACGGGGATCGCAAGCCACGAAGACATTGATCCATCACGCGTTCTGCCCGGGTACGACATGATTACACGATCAGAAGTCGCAGCCGACGGTGACGGTCGCGACAACGATCCGAGTGACCAGGGGGACTGGGTCACTGTGTTTGAGAGCGCCTCCGCTGGCGTTCTGTTCGGTTGCAAAGTCACGAACAGCAGTTGGCATGGCACGCACGTGACGGGAATTATTGGTGCAACTGCAGACAACGCTATCGGCATACACGGGGTGGATAGCGCGGCAAAGCTGATGCCGATGCGCGCTTTGGGCGAGTGTGGCGGCGAGGTCCCTGATGCGGCGGACGCGATCACTTGGCCATCTGGGCGCGATGTGTTCGGTGCGGGAAAAAGCTCGACAAAGGCCAGCGTCCTTAATATGAGTGTTTCTGGCAGAGGGGCATGCCCTCCAGCGCTAAAAGCCGCTATCCAACAGGCCGTGCTTGATGGAATCACTGTGGTAGCGGCGGCGGGTAACAAAAGCGTGAACGCCGACTTTTACCCGGCCAACTGTCCTGGCGTCATTACCGTGGTAGCCAACGATTCGCTCGGCAAGCGTGCCACCTACAGCAACTTTGGGGGGGATGTGACAGTTAGCAGCCTGCTTCAGAAATCCGATAATCCGCTGATCGGTGAATCGACTCTTTCTCATGTCCGTCCTGCTCCAGTTGAACGGACCTTACTTCCAAATCGGTGGTATGGCTACGGGGGAGCAGGTCAATGGTCAATTCCATTGCCCGGCCCTGACAATGCGGGTCGGGGGCCGAGGGGTTGA
- a CDS encoding lytic transglycosylase domain-containing protein: MPVHAGPSAAARLLAKGVAYENGEGVERDPLLAASFYCRAVRLGSAEAMYALGWMYANGRGVARDDDMAGTLFARAAKKGHAQARRMLRFTGPGKGRLPSCRGLAAARSAEAGGRILAGLPPMRREVADVVLELAPGYGIDPQLALAFASVESRFDPDATSPRNAVGVMQLMPGTAERFHVDDARDMRQNVAGGLAYLRWLLAYFEGDVRLVAAAYNAGEGAVERYRGVPPYPETRAYVARITAWFRRQTHPYDRRVVDASPMLRRPSEASAR; this comes from the coding sequence ATGCCCGTGCATGCCGGGCCTTCGGCTGCGGCGCGGCTGCTGGCCAAAGGGGTCGCCTACGAAAACGGCGAGGGGGTGGAGCGCGATCCGTTGCTGGCGGCCAGCTTCTATTGCCGGGCGGTCCGCCTGGGGAGTGCGGAGGCCATGTATGCGCTCGGGTGGATGTATGCCAACGGGCGCGGCGTGGCGCGTGACGACGACATGGCGGGGACGCTGTTTGCGCGGGCGGCGAAGAAGGGGCATGCGCAGGCCCGTCGCATGCTGCGCTTCACCGGTCCGGGCAAGGGGCGATTGCCGTCCTGCCGGGGTCTGGCGGCAGCGCGGTCGGCCGAGGCGGGTGGCCGGATCCTGGCCGGTTTGCCGCCGATGCGTCGCGAGGTGGCCGACGTGGTGCTCGAACTGGCGCCCGGTTACGGCATCGATCCGCAGCTGGCGCTGGCCTTTGCGTCGGTCGAGTCGCGCTTCGATCCGGATGCCACATCGCCGCGCAACGCGGTGGGCGTCATGCAGCTGATGCCGGGCACGGCGGAACGGTTCCATGTGGACGACGCGCGCGACATGCGCCAGAACGTGGCCGGCGGGCTGGCTTATCTGCGCTGGTTGCTGGCGTATTTCGAGGGCGATGTGCGCCTCGTGGCGGCGGCCTACAACGCCGGGGAGGGGGCCGTCGAGCGTTACCGGGGCGTGCCGCCGTATCCGGAAACGCGTGCCTACGTGGCGCGCATCACGGCGTGGTTTCGACGCCAGACGCATCCCTACGACCGCCGGGTCGTCGACGCCTCACCGATGCTTCGCCGCCCGAGCGAGGCGTCTGCTCGTTGA